AGACCGACCTCAATGTTGCTGCAACTGGCCGATCGCACAGTCAAAAGACCGACAGGAATTCTTGATAATGTGCTTGTGCAAGCGGGGAAatttgtatttcctgcagactttgTTATTCTTAACTATCAGGTGGATGAAGAGATAcccatcattctgggaaggccattgttagccactgggagagcattaattgattgtgagactggagagttgaaaatgaggttgaacaatgaagaaataatattcaacgttCCACAATCCATGAGGAGACCCAGTGAATTTGCAAACTGCTCACTAGTGGAGGTCGTGGATGTGATACTGCAAGAAGAGGATGAGACCCTAAATGTCAAGGATCCACTAGAAGCATGCTTGATAAATTTGGAAGAGATGGACTGTGAAGGGTTGGCAGAGTGGGTCATGGCTCTCGAAGGTCGAGGATTCTAGAGAAGGGAACCTCAGTTCGAGCCCATACGCTTAGAAGAGAGAGCAACACCACCTGCAAAaccatcaatagaggagccaccacagcTGAACTTGAAATCGCTTCCAGCGCATCTCAAGTACGCTTTCTTGGGGCCTAATTCTACTTTGcctgttattatatcatctggtttGCTAGTTGTGCAGGTAGAGTAACTATTCCAGGTATTGCAAGAATATAAGACTGCTATTGGTTGGATTATGGCAGACATAAAGGGTATCAGCCCAGCATTTTTCATGCACAAGATTCTTTTGGAagaggggcacaaaccttccagggaGCATCAACGACGGTTGAACCCGAATATGAAGGAAGTAgtaaagaaggaagtgatcaagtggctggatgcgggtatcatcttccccatctccGACAGCAACTGGGTCAGTCCTGTCCAATGTGTGCCGAAAAAGGGAGGAATGACAGTCGTACAAAATGAGAATAACGAGTTGATCTCGACTCATGCAGTAACGGGGTGACGGATTTACATGGACTATCGGAAATTGAACACATCCACTCGAAAGAACCATTTCCCATtgcctttcattgaccaaataTTGGACAGGTTAGTTGGGCGGTCCCActtttgtttcttggatggatactcggggtataaccaGATCTCAATAGCCTTGGAAGACAGAGAGAAAACATCCTTCACTTGTCTatatggcatctttgcctttcggagaatgccctttggactttgcaatgcaccggctacattccagcggtgcatgttagccattttcactgacatagtggaggatattatggaggtgtttatggatgatttctccgtgttgggggattcatttgaagattgtcttcacaacttaagaagagtgctcaaaagatgtgtAGAGACAAATCTGGTGCTGAATTGGGAAAAGTACCATTTTATGGTACAGGAAGGAATAGTCTTGGGGCATCGAGTGTCTAGCAAAGGCATTGAAGTCGACCATACTAAGGTTGATGTGATTGAGAAGCTGCCACCGCCCACTTCGGTAAAGGAagtgagaagtttccttgggTATGTCGGGTTCTATAGgcgattcattaaagatttttccaaaattgctaaccccttatgtaagctgcttgaaaaggatcagccctttgtgctttctaatgattgcaggttggtttttgaggagctgaagaagagatTGGTGATTGCACCCATCATAGTGGCACCTAACTGGGAGCAACTATTCGAGCTCATGTGCGACGCCAAtgattatgctataggagcagtcttgGGGCAACGCAAAGACAAAATGATGCACCcgatttactatgcaagcaggacACTCAGCGGTGCACAGCTCAATTACATTGTAACGGAAAAGGAAATGCTGGTTGTAGTGTTTGCCTTCGACAAATTCAGGTCGTACTTAATTGGTTCAAAAGTTATTGTTTATACTGACAATGCAGCAATTAGGTACTTGATTTCAAAAAAGGAGTCGAAGCCACGCTTGATTCGCTGGGTTCTGTTGCTACAAGAATTCGATCTGGAAATCCGTGACAGAAAGGGGACGGACAATTAAGTGGAAGACCACCTCTCAAGATTGGAAGGAGCTGAAAAGATAATGGAGGTTGAAGACATAACAGagacattcccggatgaacaGTTACTTGCTGTGACAATGGAGGAGACGCCATGGTATGTTGAAATTGCTAACTATTTAGCaagcggtattgtaccttatgaactctcctcaattcaaaagaaaaagttcttccgCGATTGTCGAGCCTATTATTGGGACGAACCTCTATTGTTTAAAATATGtgtagataacatgatccggaggtgtatccccgagaaagatcaacCTTCTATTTTGCAGGCTTACCATGCTTCACTATATGGTGGACACTTTGGAGGAATCCGAACAACAGCAAAAGTGTTGGAATCGGGATTATATTGGCCTACCatgttcaaggatgcccatgcttggGTCAAAAGTATGCCAAAGGACAGGCAACATATCTCGCCGTCACGAGATGCCGATGACCACAATTCAAGAAGTGGAGGTTTTTGACAAGTGGGGGATCGACTTTATGGGGCCGTTCGTCAGCTCATATGGTAACAAATATATATTGGTAGTGGTTGACTATATCTCTAAGTAGGTCGAAGCGGTGGCTCTCCCAACCAATGATGCAAAAGGGGTAACAAGTTTCCTAAAGAaaaacatcttcacacgttttggcacccccagagctataatcagtgataGTGGAATCCATTTTTGCAATAGAACGTTCGCACGTCTgttggaaaagtatggagttcACCACAAAGTAGCCACACCGTACCACCCACAGAcgagcgggcaagttgaagtgtccAATAGAGAACTAAAAGTGTCCTGACAAAGATAGTGAATGCAACAAGGACTGATTGGGCgaagaagctggatgatgcattatgggcataccgcacaacattcaAAACTTCAATTGGTATGTCACCGtacaagttggtgtttggaaaggcatGCCACCTTCCGGTAAAGCTCGAACATAAAGCACTTTGGGCACTGCGACAGTTGAATATGGATATAGAGACCGCAGGCACTAGCAGAGTCAGTGAGTTACATGAGCTCGAGGAATTCAGGTTCTATGCATTTGAGAATGCTAgattatacaaagaaaagatgaaaatgatcCATGATAAGCACATCTTAGATCGGAACTTCAAGCCCGgagatctagtgttgttatacaactcgagattgagATTGATTCCGGTTAAGTTGAAGTCCCGATGGTTAGGACCCTTCAGAGTGGTGCAAGTGCTCTCAAGTGGAGCTGTAGAGATTGAATCCGAAGATGGGACAAACAAGTTCACGGTAAATGGGCAAAGGCtgaaacattaccttggaatGGTCGAAGAGAAAGGGGATAGAGTGGTGATAATTTTGGAAGGCCCCAGTACGCGAACGAGGAGTGATAATAAAAGACTGCGTCATGCCGCagcattaaatcaggcgcttcctgggaggcaacccatggtttgTTGTAAATCGTCAGGCCCCGACATTAACTTAGGCGCTTTTTGGGAGGCAAACCATTAATTTCTTACTTTGGTtgttgtaattgattttgaacaACTTTGACCGATCTACTAGTGTGCAGGGCAAATATTATGCGCATCGGAAGGATTCGGGGGTCGAAATTAACCCGAGAATAGATAAAAATACGGCAAAGACAAAAATTGGCTGGAGACGGAGATCCACGACAGCGAATTGGACCGCGAATATGGCCGCTGATTTTGGCCTGTGTTCTGTCCCCCGTCCGCGACCACGGATTGGACCGCGGATTGGGGCGCGGATTTTTGGCGCCCCTCTTCCCAGAATCGGCGACCGCGGATTGGGGCGCAGATTTGGGGCGGTCCAGGTAACATGCAACCTTCAAGGAAGAAACGCGCTACCGTAGACCCATCAAGTGGTCATGGAGGCTCATCTCGGGGACGGGCACCGGCCAGTGTAGCTCAGTTTGATCATACCAGGTTTGTCTCCAGAGCTGCCCAAGACCGTTTCAGTTTGAAGGCCACTAAAAACCTGTACCAGAAAGGGGTATTGACAGGGCGTCCCTCCAGGATGAGTGCCCTAATATATATCGGGAGTTGATCAGGCGCATATTGGACAGCTTTTTCGAAGAGCCGGAGGAGGGTAACTTGATGCTTGTttgggagttctatgccaactgcCCCAAACATGAGGATAGAATATGCACTGTGCGACACACGAGTGTGGATGCCTCAATAGAAGCTATCAGGAGAGTGTATCGATTGCTTGAATTCAATGGGGAGGAGGATTTCTATGATACTTACAGGAGAGAACCCATCACATGGAACATGTTTTTCAGAACTATCTGTACACCAGACAAAGAGGTAGTGTGGGTTGTGCCGGGATCGAAACTACACTCTTcctcactcacttttgaaggaaaATGCTGGTTGTACATAATCAACAGTAGCTTGCTTCCGTCCCACAACACCACTGAGGTAAATGGTCCGAGAGCTGCCTTGATATGGTGCTTCGTGAATGGCCACGACTTTGATGTGGCCAAGGTTATTCAGTCTGAGATGTTCGTCCGTTCACCACAgaagaggtatgggttctttttcCTCTCTTTGATCACTAGATTGTGCCAGGCAACAAGGGTGCCTGAGAATTCAAATGCGGATGGCATggtaaagaaagaagcaaagttcTGGGCAGACAAAGTGAACATCGGGAAAGACCTGGTGGCACCAGGGGCAACTCATAGTGACAATTCTAATACATCGGAAGAGGGCGATGAAGGGCAGGAGGAGGTTGAACCTGGCTCACCCCCATAGAAATAAGCTGCAGTGGCTGAAGGACCATCCCAGGGCAGACGGAGCACGCGAATGACAGCCCTAGAACAAGACATGGTAGGACTGCGCACTTCCATCACGGAATTGGGGACCAGAGTTGATACTTTGGCCACCCAAAATGCGAAGTCAGAAAAGTAAATCATGGACTGGATGTGTGCGCTGGGGAGAGCATATCATCTCGACCCTGGCACTGTCTCCGATCAAGTCTGATCCACCAGGAAAGTTCCTTTACCTCACATTACTTTACTTTGTatgacatggggacatgccatctttttatgtatggggtgggggatactttattgtatgttgtatgtagatAGTTTCGTAGTTTATTTGTATAAATCAATTTCGACTTggtccgacgatggatatcattcgatgggtttcttgagggactaaagtcggGGAAAAAAAACTTTTCTTTTGTAGTAGTGTATcaatttccccttggtttttcttcaaaccacggttcttttccaaaggttatgtttgaaccgggtgtagttaactttttatttttagttaggaACTTATGGGCTATTGGCAGAATTAGAATAGGATCCCGTAATTTCGTTATGCCTTGAATATAGCGGCTGCTTTAGTATGACACTTAGGCTCATTTGTTGACTCTTGTAAAAAGGCCTTAAAATGTATGTTCTTAATTTGGCTTAAGTACCATGATCTGAGTGTTTGATGATCTAATCtggaatgagtcatgtgccatgtgtgtttgAAGCTTGTTATATTCTGTGCACGACATTTAACGCCTAGAACTTACCCCGTGTGTCtgcaaagcgaaatggtagtcttgtttagtctggaaagtgatataggcatttctttgttaaaccatatatatacatactccaCCCACCTATTTTCTATGTACCATAGTTAACCCCGTTGGGCCTGTAATTctgtttccttggcaaccacattacaagccctatcccttgtttgaattgaccatctttttgaaccctttacctctcgtaagcacttgaaatactatgaatttacaaatgataaagtgtggggtagttggtggagcttttgagtggaactagggaAATGAGAAGAAAGGTATATCTTGTTAGAAAAGCCacttatgaaaaaaaaaatattgttaaTAGTGTATCATGTTGATTAGTAATAATTCTTTGGTGGGTTTCAAGGTGATTGTGCTCAAAGAAGAAGTGTGGGGTGGTATATGTGGTGTTAAatatgaaaatattggtttaacttaggtgtagacttgattgtaaaataaatatattaaagtgcttagggaggtgtagttactaaatatatcctactcaacccgtagcctacattacatccaaata
The DNA window shown above is from Nicotiana tomentosiformis chromosome 8, ASM39032v3, whole genome shotgun sequence and carries:
- the LOC138896834 gene encoding uncharacterized protein, yielding MDALREMTGYAKMMKDLMSRKFDFQDLSTVTLTQTCSAVVTRLMAQKVSDPGSFIIPCTIGALCDLGASINLMPLAIYTKLGIGRARPTSMLLQLADRTVKRPTGILDNVLVQAGKFVFPADFVILNYQVDEEIPIILGRPLLATGRALIDCETGELKMRLNNEEIIFNVPQSMRRPSEFANCSLVEVVDVILQEEDETLNVKDPLEACLINLEEMDCEGLAEWVMALEGRGF